A genomic stretch from Triplophysa dalaica isolate WHDGS20190420 chromosome 4, ASM1584641v1, whole genome shotgun sequence includes:
- the si:dkey-111e8.5 gene encoding uncharacterized protein si:dkey-111e8.5: MGSKKYKCFISTPESVEDIAEQFREMVKKRKNHMNFRLKKTTKKDECDLVLVYCPIVSLPGYDIEATLNKINTEFSNKMVILIVLHHTFDPEIIVSDSSTFVGSKVSLTVDCLFHEDQGLLKCKRNSEAARKVKKFLRSEKP; the protein is encoded by the exons ATGGGTAGTAAAA AATACAAGTGTTTCATCAGCACACCTGAAAGTGTCGAGGACATTGCGGAACAGTTCAGGGAAATggtcaaaaagagaaaaaatcaCATGAACTTTAGGCTGAAAAAGACGACTAAAAAGGATGAGTGTGACCTTGTTTTGGTTTACTGTCCAATTGTTTCTCTCCCTGGATATGACATTGAAGCAAcccttaataaaataaataccg aattttCAAACAAGATGGTAATTTTAATAGTGCTTCACCACACATTTGACCCTGAGATCATTGTATCAGACAGCAGTACATTTGTTGGCAGTAAGGTTAGTCTTACTGTGGACTGTCTGTTTCATGAGGATCAGGGATTATTAAAGTGCAAAAGGAATTCTGAAGCTGCGAGAAAGGTTAAAAAATTCCTGAGATCAGAA